The following coding sequences are from one Streptomyces sp. NBC_01232 window:
- a CDS encoding CPBP family intramembrane glutamic endopeptidase: MPRSTPDGARRLRRPLGTWTAVAITVAVLGVTNLAVHRWSGLWGVVTAVVVSCLLLGVLRRAGGTLADAGLAPGTLARGARWALALIGLVAVVYLAGALLPATRTLFEDERYSGMDGSEVMLRAFVLVPLGTVLLEEVAFRGVLYGLVLRVRGAVWATAVSSLLFGLWHVLPSLNLATAKPALTSVVGESELGAALAVAGAVLFTAAAGVLFCELRRRSGSLLAPMGLHWAVNALGYLAGFLLR; encoded by the coding sequence ATGCCCCGCAGTACCCCCGATGGCGCCCGGCGGCTCCGGCGGCCGCTCGGTACCTGGACGGCCGTGGCCATCACGGTCGCCGTCCTCGGCGTCACCAATCTGGCAGTGCACCGCTGGTCGGGCCTGTGGGGCGTGGTGACGGCCGTCGTGGTCAGCTGCCTGTTGCTCGGGGTGCTGCGCCGGGCGGGCGGTACCCTCGCGGACGCCGGCCTGGCGCCGGGCACGCTGGCCCGCGGTGCCCGCTGGGCGCTGGCCCTGATCGGCCTGGTCGCTGTCGTCTACCTGGCCGGGGCCCTGCTGCCGGCCACCAGGACGCTGTTCGAGGACGAGCGGTACAGCGGGATGGACGGCAGCGAGGTGATGCTGCGCGCCTTCGTGCTGGTCCCCCTCGGTACGGTCCTGCTGGAGGAGGTCGCCTTCCGCGGCGTGCTCTACGGTCTCGTGCTCCGCGTCCGCGGCGCGGTGTGGGCGACCGCCGTGTCGAGCCTGCTGTTCGGCCTGTGGCACGTGCTCCCGTCGCTGAACCTGGCGACCGCGAAGCCGGCCCTGACCTCGGTCGTCGGTGAATCCGAGCTCGGAGCCGCGCTGGCCGTTGCGGGGGCCGTGCTCTTCACGGCGGCGGCCGGCGTCCTGTTCTGCGAACTGCGCCGCCGCAGCGGCAGCCTGCTGGCTCCCATGGGTCTGCACTGGGCGGTCAACGCGCTCGGCTACCTCGCCGGGTTCCTGCTTCGCTGA
- a CDS encoding D-alanyl-D-alanine carboxypeptidase family protein, whose product MSIRSSGRRTAAGAAALAVGASVLLAPTAAGTPRAEPLPPRPASPVGASLLHGAGTHVRARQGAPALPDDVSALSWLVADVRTGEVLAAHDAHRRLPPASTLKTLFALTALPRLPGSDRHTVTDAELDDVPEGSSTVGLSADHTYRVADLWRGVFLSSGNDAVHVLAEMNGGWEVTAAQMQAKARSLGARDTTVVSPDGYDAEGQASSAYDLAVFGRTGLADPAFAEYAATADARFPGGTYSDGSPTWTYGIENTNRLVTGEDGVGRYPGIIGVKNGYTSRAGFTLIAAARRGGRTLIATVMNPQRGGANAVYEEAWSLLDWGFAAAGRVDPVGSLEPTAPPGKPSAVAAVAPVTAGGVVPEDSPAGSPSAYGWSAAFLVTVALAGAAALRSRRRRSPGAPDTRLP is encoded by the coding sequence ATGAGCATCAGATCATCTGGCCGCAGAACCGCCGCGGGCGCGGCGGCACTCGCCGTCGGCGCATCGGTTCTCCTCGCACCGACAGCCGCGGGCACCCCGCGCGCCGAGCCGCTGCCGCCACGACCCGCCTCCCCCGTCGGCGCATCCCTGTTGCACGGGGCCGGAACCCATGTGCGGGCGCGGCAGGGAGCGCCCGCGCTGCCGGACGACGTGTCCGCCCTTTCGTGGCTGGTGGCCGACGTCCGTACGGGTGAGGTGCTCGCGGCCCACGACGCACACCGCCGTCTGCCGCCCGCCAGCACCCTGAAGACCCTCTTCGCCCTCACCGCCCTCCCCCGGCTGCCCGGCTCGGACCGGCACACGGTCACCGACGCCGAGCTGGACGACGTACCGGAGGGCAGCAGCACGGTCGGTCTCTCCGCGGATCACACCTACCGGGTGGCGGACCTGTGGCGGGGCGTCTTCCTCAGTTCGGGCAACGATGCCGTTCACGTGCTGGCCGAGATGAACGGCGGGTGGGAGGTGACGGCGGCGCAGATGCAGGCCAAGGCCCGTTCCTTGGGCGCCCGGGACACCACCGTCGTCTCCCCGGACGGCTACGACGCGGAGGGCCAGGCCTCCTCGGCCTACGATCTTGCCGTCTTCGGCCGTACGGGTCTCGCTGACCCGGCCTTCGCCGAGTACGCGGCGACCGCCGACGCCCGCTTCCCGGGCGGCACGTACAGCGACGGCAGCCCCACCTGGACGTACGGGATCGAGAACACCAACCGGCTGGTGACCGGTGAGGACGGGGTGGGCCGGTACCCGGGGATCATCGGCGTCAAGAACGGATACACCTCACGGGCGGGCTTCACGCTGATCGCGGCGGCCCGTCGGGGCGGCCGCACCCTGATCGCCACGGTGATGAACCCTCAGCGGGGCGGCGCGAACGCCGTGTACGAGGAGGCGTGGTCCCTGCTCGACTGGGGATTCGCCGCGGCGGGACGGGTGGATCCGGTCGGGTCGCTGGAGCCCACGGCGCCGCCCGGGAAGCCGAGTGCCGTCGCCGCCGTCGCCCCCGTGACCGCGGGCGGCGTCGTGCCGGAGGATTCCCCGGCTGGTTCGCCGTCGGCCTACGGCTGGTCGGCAGCGTTCCTCGTCACGGTGGCCCTCGCCGGCGCGGCCGCCCTGCGAAGCCGACGACGCAGGAGTCCGGGCGCTCCTGACACACGCCTGCCGTGA
- a CDS encoding cation-translocating P-type ATPase, which translates to MTVRSDSAGQAPRAGGDGWYARSPEEVVAAFGVDTAAGLSAARAAELLAANGPNALPEERRTPAWRRFLAQYRSYMQLVLVVAAIVSLVIQEWTTAILLIVLTLLNAVVGLRQEGKAESAMNALKSMMKTTARVRRDGREAEIPAEQLVDGDVVLISAGDQVPADGRLVEASALQIDESALTGESVPAAKDTGPLAGSRLSPGDQTNTAFMNTPVTHGSGVMVVTATGADTELGKISGMLSATEKEVPPLTKELDRLTLWITAAAGLTMIVMFALGRQRDQAWDVLFVSAVSLAIAAIPEALPTVTQAILSVGSLNLAKRNAIVKELPSVETLAFTSAINSDKTGTLTMNQMTAVEVLSPTDRYTVSGTGYGLAGKVHHAAGSTGSGSAGAAAGIEDAILPYVVASDAKLVGGEVVGDPTEGALLVLAHKAGLDTDATRDALPRLATLPFDPEYKLMATFHSATDPSGRQVVRCFVKGAAPAVMARAASALAAGETVPWDAGLLRRAESQSERMGSEGRRVMAAATRDLDPDEFDPDGDLLGYVTELRMASLVGMVDPPREEARAAVADAQAAHIRVRLVTGDDVTTGAAIARQIGIPGEAVLGSDFAAMSEEEQLARIEGIGVVGRVAPEHKVLLANTLKKKGEVVAMTGDGVNDAPAIKAADIGIAMGSGTDVAKNAGRMILSDDNFATIVYAVEQGRTIYDNLTKYIRFVLLLLVTFVLTFLGATVFNIAAGEPFTPPQVLWIHFVVNASFGFALGFDRESAGLMRRRPRPRGESVLTRPVLVTVGLGGLAITILLLGLITLGETHFGDIETGRSIAFTAFSLCLIVAAFECRSETESVLTTSTFDSKQMNWVALAQFVLAVLVTQMDGFGRVLGTTEIDARQFGWALLAAVALLLVWELGKLVARRSRAA; encoded by the coding sequence ATGACGGTGCGGTCGGATTCCGCGGGGCAGGCGCCCCGGGCCGGCGGGGACGGCTGGTACGCGCGCTCCCCCGAGGAGGTCGTGGCGGCGTTCGGTGTCGATACCGCGGCCGGTCTGTCCGCGGCGCGGGCCGCGGAACTCCTGGCCGCGAACGGCCCGAACGCGCTGCCCGAGGAGCGGCGGACCCCGGCCTGGCGCCGGTTCCTCGCCCAGTACCGCAGTTACATGCAGCTCGTCCTCGTGGTCGCCGCGATCGTCTCCCTGGTCATCCAGGAGTGGACCACCGCGATCCTGCTGATCGTGCTGACCCTGCTCAACGCGGTCGTCGGCCTGCGCCAGGAGGGCAAGGCCGAGAGCGCCATGAACGCGCTGAAGTCGATGATGAAGACGACGGCTCGGGTGCGCAGGGACGGCAGGGAAGCCGAGATCCCCGCCGAGCAGCTCGTCGACGGCGATGTCGTGCTCATCTCGGCCGGAGACCAGGTGCCGGCGGACGGGCGTCTCGTCGAGGCCAGTGCCCTGCAGATCGACGAATCGGCGCTCACCGGCGAGAGCGTCCCCGCCGCGAAGGACACCGGTCCGCTGGCGGGCAGCCGGCTGTCGCCCGGCGACCAGACCAATACGGCGTTCATGAACACCCCGGTCACGCACGGCAGCGGAGTCATGGTCGTCACCGCCACCGGCGCGGACACCGAGCTGGGCAAGATCTCCGGGATGCTGTCGGCCACCGAGAAGGAGGTGCCGCCGCTCACCAAGGAGCTCGACCGGCTGACGCTGTGGATCACGGCGGCGGCCGGCCTCACCATGATCGTGATGTTCGCCCTGGGACGCCAGCGGGACCAGGCCTGGGACGTCCTGTTCGTCAGCGCGGTCTCCCTGGCCATCGCGGCCATCCCCGAGGCCCTGCCGACCGTGACCCAGGCGATCCTGTCCGTCGGCAGTCTGAATCTGGCGAAGCGGAACGCCATCGTCAAGGAACTGCCGTCGGTCGAGACGCTGGCGTTCACGTCGGCGATCAACTCGGACAAGACCGGCACCCTGACGATGAACCAGATGACCGCGGTCGAAGTGCTGAGTCCCACCGACCGGTACACGGTGTCCGGGACGGGCTACGGGCTCGCGGGGAAGGTCCACCACGCCGCCGGCTCCACCGGGTCCGGGTCCGCCGGGGCCGCGGCGGGGATCGAGGACGCGATCCTGCCGTACGTGGTGGCCAGCGACGCCAAGCTGGTGGGCGGCGAGGTGGTGGGCGATCCCACCGAGGGCGCGCTGCTGGTGCTCGCGCACAAGGCCGGCCTGGACACCGACGCCACCCGTGACGCACTCCCCCGGCTCGCGACCCTCCCGTTCGACCCCGAGTACAAGCTGATGGCCACCTTCCACTCGGCCACCGACCCCTCCGGCCGGCAGGTCGTGCGCTGCTTCGTCAAGGGCGCCGCCCCGGCGGTGATGGCGCGGGCCGCCAGCGCGCTCGCGGCGGGCGAGACGGTCCCCTGGGACGCCGGTCTGCTGCGCCGTGCCGAGTCGCAGAGCGAGCGGATGGGCAGTGAGGGACGCCGGGTGATGGCCGCGGCCACCCGTGACCTGGACCCGGACGAGTTCGATCCGGACGGCGACCTGCTCGGGTACGTCACCGAGCTGCGGATGGCCAGTCTCGTGGGCATGGTCGATCCGCCGCGGGAGGAGGCCAGGGCCGCGGTGGCCGACGCGCAGGCGGCGCACATCCGGGTCCGCCTGGTCACCGGGGACGACGTCACGACCGGGGCTGCGATCGCCCGGCAGATCGGGATCCCCGGCGAGGCCGTCCTCGGCTCCGATTTCGCCGCCATGAGCGAGGAGGAGCAGCTCGCCCGCATCGAGGGAATCGGTGTGGTGGGGCGGGTCGCCCCGGAGCACAAGGTGCTCCTCGCGAACACGCTGAAGAAGAAGGGCGAGGTCGTGGCGATGACCGGGGACGGCGTCAACGACGCCCCGGCCATCAAGGCCGCCGACATCGGCATCGCCATGGGCAGCGGCACGGACGTGGCCAAGAACGCCGGGCGCATGATCCTGTCCGACGACAACTTCGCCACCATCGTCTACGCCGTGGAGCAGGGCCGGACGATCTACGACAACCTCACCAAGTACATCCGGTTCGTGCTGCTCCTGCTGGTCACGTTCGTGCTGACGTTCCTCGGCGCGACCGTCTTCAACATCGCCGCCGGGGAGCCCTTCACCCCGCCCCAAGTGCTGTGGATCCACTTCGTCGTCAACGCCTCGTTCGGCTTCGCGCTCGGCTTCGACCGGGAGAGCGCCGGACTCATGCGGCGCCGCCCGCGTCCGCGCGGGGAGTCGGTGCTCACGCGGCCCGTGCTCGTCACGGTCGGCCTGGGCGGGCTGGCGATCACCATCCTCCTGCTCGGACTGATCACGCTCGGCGAGACCCACTTCGGCGATATCGAGACCGGCCGGTCGATCGCCTTCACCGCCTTCTCGCTCTGCCTGATCGTGGCGGCCTTCGAATGCCGCAGCGAGACCGAATCCGTGCTGACGACCTCCACCTTCGACAGCAAGCAGATGAACTGGGTCGCCCTGGCCCAGTTCGTGCTCGCCGTGCTGGTGACCCAGATGGACGGCTTCGGCCGCGTCCTCGGGACGACCGAGATCGACGCGCGGCAGTTCGGATGGGCGCTGCTGGCCGCCGTCGCACTCCTGCTCGTCTGGGAACTGGGCAAGCTCGTGGCCCGCCGGTCGAGAGCCGCCTGA
- a CDS encoding class F sortase: MKPVPEFSTAYASGTRPRRRRIAGPLAAAVLAGFLLVGCGGQNAAKPPVPEGTLRGGAPAAADAAPTGKAPAGGVPAAPADGSQNGTAGGAGAGKAEQALARSEPQKITIPSLNVSSSLETLRQNTDGTMQTPKDPALAGWYEPGPTPGSQGPAVIAGHVTWNGASAVFEKLKTMKGGDTIKVTRRDGKTVTFTVDRVAEYPKAEFPTLEVYKNLDHAGLRLVTCGGNFDAGKHYYDSNVVVFARMTGAA, encoded by the coding sequence GTGAAGCCGGTCCCCGAGTTCTCCACGGCCTACGCGTCCGGCACGCGGCCCCGCCGCCGCCGGATCGCAGGCCCCCTGGCCGCCGCCGTCCTCGCCGGCTTCCTCCTCGTGGGGTGCGGCGGCCAGAACGCGGCGAAGCCGCCCGTACCGGAGGGGACGCTGCGGGGCGGGGCACCGGCCGCCGCCGACGCCGCACCCACGGGGAAGGCGCCCGCCGGTGGTGTTCCGGCGGCGCCCGCGGACGGATCCCAGAACGGTACGGCCGGGGGTGCGGGCGCGGGCAAGGCCGAGCAGGCCCTGGCCCGGTCGGAGCCGCAGAAGATCACGATCCCCTCACTCAACGTGTCCAGCTCCCTGGAGACGCTGCGGCAGAACACGGACGGCACCATGCAGACCCCGAAGGATCCCGCGCTCGCAGGCTGGTACGAGCCGGGGCCCACGCCTGGCTCCCAGGGGCCGGCCGTGATCGCCGGGCACGTCACGTGGAACGGAGCGTCCGCCGTGTTCGAGAAGCTGAAGACGATGAAGGGCGGCGACACCATCAAGGTGACACGGCGGGACGGCAAGACGGTCACGTTCACGGTGGACCGGGTCGCGGAGTACCCGAAGGCCGAGTTCCCCACGCTGGAGGTCTACAAGAACCTCGACCACGCGGGCCTTCGACTGGTCACCTGCGGAGGCAACTTCGACGCCGGTAAGCACTACTACGACAGCAACGTGGTGGTGTTCGCCCGGATGACGGGCGCCGCGTAG
- a CDS encoding phage baseplate protein, with product MSTDETAKRTTGRRGILRAGGGLAVALLGGASLPLIAAPAAEAAVPDSPRFRLDGAGGNPIWKKSLHTNWVLQSFGYDNVHQHVYFLQTKPGSKSGDLWVTRTDTAGNELGSMALHGFGHGVSIAVEPYDGQVYLWTEWKVNTDSGYGTKIGRFRFVNGGVLEQNDPSIQDRTPSIGDPMGNPQPVIDPSTDRLVVRYNVGDGRRRIVAFALSDARAGRLTGEYRLAERALPFRGAWGDAHPFQGFAAYGRYAYLLEGPVGNPSYLTTIDLNDVGESTVVDRFETTAGQSLPGREPQGMAIWQSPAGPRLAFGFHSNTDGVRHASVFHKSEFV from the coding sequence ATGAGTACCGACGAAACCGCGAAGCGCACGACCGGCCGGCGCGGGATCCTCAGGGCCGGCGGCGGCCTTGCCGTCGCCCTGCTCGGCGGCGCCTCCTTGCCCCTGATCGCGGCCCCCGCCGCCGAGGCGGCCGTCCCCGACTCCCCCCGGTTCAGGCTCGACGGCGCCGGCGGCAACCCGATATGGAAGAAGTCCCTGCACACCAACTGGGTGCTGCAGTCCTTCGGTTACGACAACGTGCACCAGCACGTCTACTTCCTCCAGACGAAGCCCGGGTCCAAGAGCGGCGACCTGTGGGTCACCAGGACCGATACGGCGGGCAATGAACTGGGCTCGATGGCGCTGCACGGCTTCGGCCACGGCGTCTCGATCGCCGTGGAGCCGTACGACGGCCAGGTCTACCTGTGGACCGAGTGGAAGGTGAACACGGATTCGGGATACGGCACCAAGATCGGCCGGTTCCGCTTCGTCAACGGTGGCGTGCTGGAGCAGAACGACCCGTCGATCCAGGACCGCACGCCCTCCATCGGCGACCCGATGGGCAACCCTCAGCCCGTGATCGACCCGTCCACCGACCGGCTGGTGGTCCGCTACAACGTCGGCGACGGCCGGCGCCGCATCGTCGCCTTCGCCCTGAGCGATGCCCGTGCCGGCCGCCTGACCGGCGAGTACCGGCTGGCCGAACGTGCGCTGCCGTTCCGGGGCGCCTGGGGCGACGCGCATCCCTTCCAGGGTTTCGCCGCCTACGGCCGCTACGCCTACCTGCTGGAGGGCCCGGTGGGCAATCCCTCGTACCTCACCACGATCGACCTGAACGACGTCGGCGAGTCCACGGTGGTCGACCGGTTCGAGACCACGGCCGGACAGTCCCTGCCCGGCCGCGAACCGCAGGGCATGGCGATCTGGCAGTCGCCGGCCGGGCCACGACTGGCCTTCGGCTTCCACTCGAACACGGACGGCGTCCGTCACGCCAGCGTCTTCCACAAGAGCGAGTTCGTGTGA
- a CDS encoding VOC family protein, protein MITTDFVPGSPCWLDLGAPDVRAAAAFYGAVLGWDYESMGEGEDMEGGMFRKDGKIVAGLGKLTEEGARPAWMIYYSVTDADATTRAVESAGGTVRVAPRDLDEWGRMAQYSDPLGGQFAVWQPGKDKGVELVDAPGSLSWTELYTSDAAASKEFYGGLFGWQYSDMELPGGGGTYVLITPAGLPEERMHGGLMQLPQEHLALSAGRPYWHPVFAVADCDAAVAKVTENGGSVQMGPEDAEGVGRLAVCLDPSNADFVVLTPVRS, encoded by the coding sequence ATGATCACCACTGACTTCGTACCCGGTTCGCCCTGCTGGCTCGACCTCGGGGCCCCCGACGTCCGTGCGGCCGCGGCCTTCTACGGGGCCGTCCTCGGGTGGGACTACGAGTCCATGGGCGAGGGGGAGGACATGGAAGGCGGGATGTTCCGCAAGGACGGAAAGATCGTCGCCGGACTCGGCAAACTCACCGAGGAGGGAGCCCGCCCGGCCTGGATGATCTACTACAGCGTCACCGACGCGGACGCCACCACCCGGGCGGTGGAAAGCGCGGGCGGCACGGTCCGGGTGGCCCCGCGGGATCTCGACGAGTGGGGCCGGATGGCCCAGTACAGCGACCCGCTGGGGGGACAGTTCGCCGTCTGGCAGCCGGGGAAGGACAAGGGCGTCGAGCTGGTGGACGCGCCGGGCTCACTGTCCTGGACCGAGCTGTACACGAGTGACGCCGCGGCCTCGAAGGAGTTCTACGGCGGACTCTTCGGCTGGCAGTACAGCGACATGGAGCTGCCCGGCGGCGGAGGGACCTACGTCCTCATCACTCCCGCCGGGCTTCCGGAGGAGCGCATGCACGGCGGCCTCATGCAGCTCCCGCAGGAGCACCTCGCCCTCTCGGCCGGGCGGCCGTACTGGCACCCCGTGTTCGCCGTCGCCGACTGCGACGCCGCGGTCGCCAAGGTCACCGAGAACGGCGGGAGCGTACAGATGGGACCGGAGGACGCGGAAGGCGTCGGCCGTCTCGCCGTCTGCCTCGACCCGTCGAACGCCGACTTCGTAGTCCTCACCCCGGTCCGCAGCTGA
- a CDS encoding SulP family inorganic anion transporter — translation MTTRRDGHAVLSRFRAVPGIRAVSSYRREWLAKDLVAGVVLTTLLVPQGMAYAELAGLPAITGLYTTILCMLGYAVCGPSRILVLGPDSSLGPMIAATVLPLVAADGDPDRAVALASMLAVMVAAIMILASVAKLGFIADLISKPTMIGYMNGLALTILIGQLPKLLGFKVEADNLIGECVGLVEKIADGAVVPAAAAVGLGGIALVLILQRFLPKVPAVLVMVVLAIAAATAFGLGEHGVGLVGVLPEGFPPFTIPAVRLADVAPLLGGALGIALVSLADTISNASAFAARSGQEIRGNQEMAGVGAANLAAALFQGFPVSSSGSRTAVAERAGARSQLTGVVGAALIILMLVVAPGLFRNLPQPALAAVVITASLSLADVPGAVRLWRQRRAEFLLCFAAFVGVALLGVLPGIAIAVGLSVLNVFRRAWWPYDTVLGRVRGLEGYHDIRSYPQAEQLPGLVIYRFDAPLFFANAKTFRDEIRRLAAADPRPSWIVVAAEPMTDVDTTAADVLEELDEALNEEDVHLVFAELKDPVRQKIERYELTRTIDPRHFFPTVEAAVAAFRLRTGAQWTSASATAATPEEPPADEK, via the coding sequence GTGACCACCCGGCGCGACGGCCACGCCGTTCTCTCCCGCTTCCGGGCGGTTCCCGGTATCCGCGCGGTGTCGTCCTACCGGCGCGAGTGGCTGGCGAAGGACCTGGTCGCGGGAGTCGTCCTGACCACACTGCTGGTGCCGCAGGGCATGGCGTACGCCGAACTGGCGGGCCTGCCGGCCATCACCGGCCTGTACACGACGATCCTCTGCATGCTCGGGTACGCGGTGTGCGGGCCCTCCCGGATCCTGGTGCTGGGCCCGGACTCCTCGCTGGGACCGATGATCGCCGCGACCGTGCTGCCCCTGGTGGCGGCCGACGGGGATCCCGACCGGGCCGTCGCACTGGCGTCGATGCTCGCCGTCATGGTGGCGGCCATCATGATCCTGGCCTCGGTGGCGAAGCTCGGTTTCATCGCCGACCTGATCTCCAAACCGACGATGATCGGCTACATGAACGGCCTGGCCCTGACCATCCTGATCGGTCAGCTGCCCAAGCTGCTCGGCTTCAAGGTCGAGGCGGACAACCTGATCGGCGAGTGCGTCGGCCTCGTGGAGAAGATCGCCGACGGGGCGGTCGTACCGGCGGCGGCCGCCGTGGGTCTCGGCGGGATCGCCCTGGTCCTGATCCTGCAGCGCTTCCTGCCGAAGGTCCCGGCCGTCCTCGTGATGGTGGTCCTGGCGATCGCCGCGGCCACCGCCTTCGGCCTCGGCGAGCACGGCGTCGGCCTGGTCGGGGTACTGCCCGAGGGCTTCCCGCCGTTCACGATCCCCGCGGTACGGCTCGCCGACGTCGCGCCGCTGCTCGGCGGCGCGCTGGGCATCGCTCTGGTGTCCCTGGCCGACACCATCTCCAACGCCTCCGCCTTCGCCGCGCGCTCCGGCCAGGAGATCCGCGGCAACCAGGAGATGGCGGGCGTCGGTGCGGCCAACCTGGCGGCCGCGCTCTTCCAGGGCTTCCCGGTCAGCAGCAGCGGGTCCCGGACGGCCGTGGCGGAGCGCGCGGGGGCCAGGAGCCAGCTCACCGGGGTCGTCGGAGCGGCGCTGATCATCCTCATGCTCGTGGTGGCGCCGGGCCTGTTCCGCAACCTCCCCCAGCCGGCCCTGGCCGCCGTGGTCATCACCGCGTCACTGTCCCTGGCGGACGTCCCGGGGGCCGTACGGCTCTGGCGGCAGCGCCGGGCGGAGTTCCTGCTGTGCTTCGCGGCCTTCGTCGGGGTCGCCCTGCTCGGCGTGCTGCCCGGGATCGCCATCGCCGTGGGCCTGTCCGTCCTCAACGTCTTCCGGCGCGCCTGGTGGCCGTACGACACCGTACTGGGGCGGGTGCGGGGCCTGGAGGGCTACCACGACATCCGTTCCTACCCGCAGGCCGAACAGCTGCCGGGCCTGGTCATCTACCGGTTCGACGCCCCGCTCTTCTTCGCCAACGCCAAGACCTTCCGCGACGAGATCCGGCGGCTGGCCGCCGCGGATCCGCGGCCGAGCTGGATCGTGGTCGCGGCGGAGCCCATGACCGATGTGGACACCACCGCCGCCGACGTGCTGGAGGAGCTCGACGAAGCGCTCAACGAGGAGGACGTGCACCTCGTGTTCGCGGAGCTCAAGGACCCGGTGCGGCAGAAGATCGAGCGGTACGAACTCACCCGGACCATCGACCCCCGCCACTTCTTCCCCACCGTGGAGGCCGCCGTCGCCGCCTTCCGCCTGCGTACCGGAGCGCAGTGGACCTCCGCGTCGGCCACCGCCGCCACCCCGGAGGAACCGCCCGCCGACGAGAAGTGA
- a CDS encoding alpha/beta hydrolase, which yields MPRLTLPGCWGALLLACLSFTPSLLPRGGVLQGLVCGIGAAIGYGLGVISAYVWRAFADRDARTPSRRSWIVLAVCAVVLFGVAFGLGQYWQHRIRGLMGVTDYSALATVACPFVAALVFLLLLLAGRGLRALYRRAADLLDRWIGRRAAQVVGWLLVAGLAWAAFSGLLLNGFVNASNEAFSLRDTETPEGVHQPTSSLRSGGPGSLVPWDSLGREGRAFTGKGPTAQEIGAFTRRTAQEPVRAYAGLETSDDTETRAARAVADLERAGGFERENLLVMTTTGSGWVDPAAVDSFEYLGNGDSASVAIQYSYLPSWMSYLVDQSKAREAGRDLFDAVYDKWSKLPQDQRPRLFVAGESLGSFGGETAFSGEYDLRNRTAGTVFAGPPNFNTLFREFSDHRDAGSPEIEPVYREGRTVRFTDDPEAGLPPADRPWDGTRVLYLMHPSDPIVWWSPRLALSEPDWIGEKPGTDVLGAMVWIPFVTFWQVTADLPFSTGVPDGHGHTYKAAYVDAWNAVMRPDGFTAQDLDRLKNIVSPPPE from the coding sequence GTGCCCCGCCTGACGCTGCCCGGCTGCTGGGGCGCGCTCCTCCTGGCGTGCCTGTCCTTCACCCCGTCACTGCTCCCCCGCGGAGGCGTGCTTCAAGGACTGGTCTGCGGCATCGGCGCGGCCATCGGCTACGGGCTGGGCGTGATCTCGGCCTACGTATGGCGCGCCTTCGCCGACCGTGACGCCCGCACTCCCTCGCGCCGGTCCTGGATCGTCCTGGCGGTCTGCGCGGTCGTCCTCTTCGGTGTCGCGTTCGGGCTCGGCCAGTACTGGCAGCACCGTATCCGCGGGCTCATGGGGGTCACCGACTACAGCGCGCTCGCCACCGTCGCCTGCCCCTTCGTCGCCGCGCTCGTCTTCCTCCTCCTGCTGCTGGCCGGGCGCGGGCTACGAGCCCTGTACCGCCGGGCCGCCGATCTGCTCGACCGCTGGATCGGCCGGAGGGCGGCCCAGGTGGTCGGCTGGCTCCTGGTGGCGGGCCTGGCGTGGGCCGCGTTCTCCGGGCTGCTTCTGAACGGCTTCGTGAACGCCTCCAACGAGGCCTTCTCCCTGCGGGACACCGAAACCCCGGAAGGCGTGCACCAGCCCACGTCGTCCCTGCGTTCGGGCGGGCCCGGCTCGCTGGTGCCGTGGGACTCGCTGGGCCGGGAGGGCCGGGCGTTCACCGGCAAGGGACCGACCGCCCAGGAGATCGGCGCGTTCACCCGCCGCACGGCGCAGGAGCCCGTCCGGGCGTACGCCGGGCTGGAGACCTCCGACGACACGGAGACCCGGGCGGCCCGGGCCGTCGCGGACCTCGAACGGGCGGGCGGCTTCGAGCGCGAGAACCTCCTCGTGATGACCACCACGGGCAGCGGCTGGGTGGATCCCGCCGCGGTGGACTCCTTCGAGTACCTCGGCAACGGGGACTCCGCCAGCGTGGCGATCCAGTACTCGTACCTGCCGTCGTGGATGTCGTACCTCGTCGACCAGTCCAAGGCGCGCGAGGCGGGCCGCGACCTCTTCGACGCGGTCTACGACAAGTGGTCCAAACTGCCTCAGGACCAGCGCCCGCGGCTGTTCGTGGCGGGTGAGAGCCTGGGGTCGTTCGGCGGTGAGACGGCCTTCAGCGGCGAGTACGACCTGCGCAACCGCACGGCAGGCACCGTTTTCGCCGGCCCGCCCAACTTCAACACCCTGTTCCGCGAGTTCAGCGACCACCGCGACGCGGGAAGCCCCGAGATCGAGCCCGTCTACCGGGAGGGCCGCACCGTCCGCTTCACCGACGACCCGGAAGCCGGGCTGCCTCCGGCGGACCGGCCGTGGGACGGCACGCGGGTCCTCTACCTCATGCACCCGTCCGACCCGATCGTCTGGTGGAGCCCGCGGCTGGCGCTCTCCGAGCCCGACTGGATCGGCGAGAAGCCCGGGACGGACGTGCTCGGCGCGATGGTCTGGATCCCGTTCGTGACCTTCTGGCAGGTCACCGCCGACCTGCCGTTCTCCACGGGCGTGCCGGACGGCCACGGCCACACGTACAAGGCCGCGTACGTCGACGCCTGGAACGCCGTCATGCGGCCCGACGGGTTCACCGCGCAGGACCTGGACCGGCTGAAGAACATCGTCTCGCCGCCGCCGGAGTGA